Genomic segment of Strix uralensis isolate ZFMK-TIS-50842 chromosome 14, bStrUra1, whole genome shotgun sequence:
GTCGGCACGTCTCGCATGAAACCCAGGGCCAGGAacaaggcagctgcctgcgctgcctgtgCGCAACGTGCAGGCTGTGTGTGGTAGGGCTGTACTCGCAGCCTGCCAACACCCAGGCCGGGAACGCGGCGGGGATGGCGGCTGCCAATGGGAGCCGGCAGGAACGAAGCCATGTGGGAAACTTAAAATGCAAGCGGAGCTGGGAGTGCATGGCGTGTCCTTCCCAAGCACTGCCTGAACTGGCAGGATGGCTGGTTTCAGTCGGTTTTAATAACGGGGCTGGGTGTGCGGTGGGGAGCGTGGGCAGCGGTATGCTGGGCGAGGGGCTGAGATGAACCGGGGATCAGCAGAGGCGTTTATCTGCAACGTGTTTTGAATTCAGCACTACGAAAGAGATTAGAGACCCGACTCTGATCTTCACCCATTTCAGGCAAAAATCCAGAATCTGGATTTTAAAGATGCTATTTTAGCTGTTACTGAAATCAGAAACAGACTCTGCCAGGGAGCGGGAACATGTATTTACATCCATGAAGTTCCTGCGTCTTGCTACCCTGTTCTTCACGGAGCAGAACATTGGAGTGTTCGTTAAAGCAACCGTAAATTGATCTTATTTCCTGAAACATTCCACATGCTAAACCCACCTAACAATGCTCTTAGGAATACTTTATTTCCCATTTAATTCACTAAGCTTTCCTATAGATTTAGAAGCCTGTTAAAGCtagaaaaaacatattaaagtCAATGGGTGCCACCCCTTCCCAGGTGAGACTTCTCCAAATCTCATTTCCAAGGTGCACGGGAATTTCTGGGAGCGCGGGCTTCCCTGGAACGCTCAAAAGCGGGGTGTTTTCCACCTAGCACCCCCATTCATACAAATaacacccaccccccctccaGCAGACCTCCTTCTGTTGAGAAATGTCCCCGttgggcaggggcaggaggagcagccgCCCCACCGCCTGTGCTCCCACCCCCGGGatgctcggggcggggggggggggagatcgGTCCCCCCGGGACAGGAGCGGCCGCGGGGTGCCggtcccctccctccccggcgGGGCTGAGGAAGCGGAGGGAGCCGTGGAGTTGCTCTGCATATAAATGAGCCGGGAGCAAGGGCAGCGGGAGCTGTTTTAAAGAGGACAAGGGGAGGAAAGCGGCAGAGCGCAGGCAGcgcgcaggcagcagcaggcagagcgcaggcagcGACCGGGCAGCAGCACCGCCGCTCTTTGCTGGCCTCTCCCCGGTGACATCCAGCCCCGGAGACAAGGGGGATCGGGGGAACGAGCCCGAAGCGAGCAAACCCCTGAAAATCCCCGGCGTCTCTTTAGGTACCTGCTGCCTCACCATGAAGCTCCTGACAGcagctttgcttctgctgttcATCGCCATGTGCTTTGCCAGCGCAGAAGGTAAGTTGGTTTATTCTGCTTATTCCCGCGTAAACCTCTTTTCCAGGGGGTTgtttttccagtaatttttatttgcttctcgCTAGCCCTTGAGCTGGATTTAGCTGTCCCCCGCGTGTTAGGAAAAGAGGTGTATTGCATCTGCGGGGTAAGGTAGCGGCGAGTTTTTTAAAGGTGGAAGTAGAGGTAAAATACACGCGACAAAGTTGTGTCTTCCTCGCTAGACAAATAGCCCCAGCTCACAGCGTGGGAGGTCACGCCGTGTTCTCCCTTATTCAGGAATACAGCTCAAATATCTCCTTCGAAACTGAGAGTGGTTTTCAtagagaaaacagagcagagctggatCTGATGTGGTGGCACGAATTCCACCGAGCGTGCCAGGGCGCATTTTCTGCTGTGCACAGAAatgatggttaaaaaaaaaaccctcacttttGTCTGGCTGTGAATGCACCACAGCATCCGTGCAAGGAGAAATGACAAAGTCCTACAAAGTCCAAGAGAGATGTGAGTGAATGAGAAAGTAGCAGAGATGTGCGTCTGCTTGCTCGGTTCAAAGCGAGTTCTaagtctttcatttccttttgttaaATACATTTAATCACAGCAGGTGCACTTTAAAAAGCTCCCCTATTTACTAAGCTTCAGAACCTATATAGTGCTCTAAGCCATATTTCCCAGAGAGTCACTACCTTTTCCTGGgatatagcaaagaaaatatcaCTCTTTTTTTAAGCTcaacagcattacaaaatacagcttttcccaCCGAGGCTCGAAAGACCCAAGTGAAGTTTGTGTGCGCACGGAGGCTGGTGGGGAAGGGACGCTTGGTATGCAGGAGGCTTTGCAGGCACATGAGAAAATGCTTTCTCTTGTAGGCGTAAAGTGCAAATGTTCAAGAAAGGGTCCTAAAATAAGATTCTCTAACGTACGGAAGCTGGAAATAAAACCGAGGTACCCGTTTTGCGTGGAAGAGATGATTATGTaagttttccttcatttattgCTTTCTGTTTCCCTATCAGCTGAATTGCTTTACCTTACACTGCAAGTTCcttctttgttctttgtttttctcatgCCCTGGCATGCAAATTTCTGGGAATAGTCGTTTGCTCTATCAGATGCAATAAAATGTGCAGTTCTGACCAAAACCCAGCTATTATTTTTCAACACAATTTTTTTGTTGctcaaagaaatatttacagaacaggtagtgaTAAAAGGATAATCATTAGTTCAAATGAAGATAGGGACAAATCCTACTCCAAGCTGCCTGATGTAAAATCCAGAACTATTTACTGAAGTTATTCTGGGCATGCAGAATAAGAACACGAGCAGAGTTTGTTCCATGGTGGTTTCTCCAAGGAAGAGTTATCCCAACCAGAGTCAGATTTTTGCCTGCGTTGTACCAGAGCCACCCCCTTGCATTCGATGGGATTACCTAGCATGTAAGGAAACGCTTTCCTCCCCGTCTCACTGCAAGCTGTGACCAACGCTGCCAGGAAATCTCAAAGTGATGTAGTGACTCACCGAACTGAGGCAGGTATGGGGATTTCTGACATCTCTGGTGACTGCCTCAAAAGGAGGGgttttttagattttaaatatgGGTGGATTGTGGGTTTGTTTCTGTGCTGGTTTGGATATCTTAAAACTCCCCCAACAAAGCACCATCCAACCAGCATGTGGGGGCTGGATGAGAACCAGAAGGGCAGATCATCCCAGAAGACTGTACCGAGCCTCTCTGCCACCTAAGAGGAGCAAAAAGGGTCCCAAGAGCCAACACACCCCCAGAACACCAAGGACTGATTTGCCATTCACTTCATCTTAGAAAGGTGCTTTAACAGCAGGATCTGAATCCTGTCCTGCCAAGCCATGTACCACCTCTGGCACTCTGTAATGCCcacagggccaaatcctgcccatTCGACTGGCACAAACAAGGAGATACCACAGGAGCCCGATCCTGCCCATGCAGAAACGGCTCTCCGAACTCAGTGGAGGGCGTATGGAGGAGGAATGGAGAGCCAATCTTCCTTAGGCTTCCTCCAGATTTTCACCAGCATCACTGCGAGAAATACTTAGCTCAGGGAACACCAGACCCACCTCTTTGAAGCCTTAATCAGCTGATGGGACCTGAACAGAAAAATGCTTGCAGAGCATCACTGCCTGAATCAGTTCCTTGCAGCTTTACTTTGCTTGCTTTGACCTTTCAATAGCAAAACGACAGTGTAGAGCACTAACTCTTCACATCCCACTGCAGGCATTTACCCGAAAGCAGCTGGTGGCTGGGGGGTATAAAATAAATCTCATGAATGCAACATTTCACTTCCGATCAGAAAGTCAGGAAAGCTGGAACGCTGTGCACGAGCGGTTGCTTTCCCAGCTGGATAGCAATGCAGATGCCGAGCAACACAATTCAAGCTGGGAGGGTTGCCCAGGCTTTGCTGCggggacagagcagggacagagctgtCCCATCGCTCTCCCATCacggctgctgcctgcagggcaggcagggctgacCAGCTGCCGACACTGCCTTTCCAGCTACCCTAATGCAGTCTGGAGTCAGCActgaaagcaaactgaaattaatattctGAGAACCAATTGATCCGGGAGTCTCTGGACAAGGCACAGAAGAGCTAAATTCCTGCCACTGAGTTTTTGTTGCTGCAGTGATCATCTAAAATGAGTTGTCGAAGCTgggtcccctcctgccctctTCAAAAGCTCTTGTATCTTTTCATATAGCAGAAGCATGATATAAATGATGTTTGGCAGAGAAGTAGGTGGTATGGGGGTGCAGTTTAGGAAGGAATTTAATCTTTGACCATAAcccccccagcagagctgtggtACAGGGTAAGAGATGTCCTCAGTCTAGTCAAAACTTATCAAGATTCACGGTACATCTTGCAGTAATTGTGGGTGTATCTGTCTCCCAGaatgaggaaaagcagaggaaaacaggAGGGAGGTTTAACTCTTTCTGCCTGAAAGGATCCAACCCCTTTCCACATATTGCCCCATCCCAAAGAGGGGGGATGTGATGGGGTGAGAACAGCTGATGGGAACCAGGCACTGCTGGGAGCCTTTCTCAAGGGACAGCCGAGGTGGAGGGCAGTCCCTGCACCAGCCTGGGATGAAAGGACCAGAGCCAGGACCCTtgtggccctggggacagggtgTTTGGGGGCAGAGGTGcatccccccatccctgcagatgATATGTGGGGGCATGAGGTGCTGGGGGGTCACAGACTGACACAGGGGTGCTCATCCCAGCCCTGGAGGCATAGATGTACCAGGGAGGATTTTGGCACAGGAACCCTCAGACACTGTGGGTAAGGTTCCAGCCACCAAGCCCGGGGCAGCTAAGGGACAGCTCAGCACACACCCTTGGAGCAAGCTCATGTCTCAAATCCCACTGGAGGTGTAAGTTCTGGTGCTTCGGTCTCTTCTCTATCCCTCTCAACATCTTCTTGCAGCCCATCCAGACAGCTCCTCGCTCAGGGTACCAGCTCCCACAGCACCTCTTCTTAGGCACATCCCCCCACATCTGCTGGACCAGCATCCCCAAGAGCAGGGCCAGGTCACCTCAGGGTGCCCCAAAATGCTACCACTGAACCCTGTGCCCACAGCACCAGGGAGTGCATAGGAGCCACAGAGGA
This window contains:
- the CXCL14 gene encoding C-X-C motif chemokine 14, which produces MKLLTAALLLLFIAMCFASAEGVKCKCSRKGPKIRFSNVRKLEIKPRYPFCVEEMIIVTLWTRVRGEQQHCLNPKRQNTVRLLKWYRVWKEKGRVYEE